The Hydrogenophaga crocea genome contains a region encoding:
- a CDS encoding polyhydroxyalkanoate depolymerase, whose protein sequence is MLYQFYETQRSMMEPFADLAEVASRLFTNPVLPFAQLPMAQRISAAYDLMHRLGKDYEKPEFNIRTVRVNGVEVPIHEQVEVDLPFCELRRFKRFTDDPATLTTLKSQPVVLVVAPLSGHYATLLRDTVRTLLQDHKVCITDWKNARLVPMSDGEFHLDDYVNYVQRFIRHLQGIYGNCHVMSVCQPTVPVLAAVSLMASRGEKLPLSMTMMGGPIDARKSPTAVNNLAMQRSFEWFENNVIYRVPDKFPGAGRRVYPGFLQHTGFVAMNPDRHAKSHYDYFQDLVKGDNDSVEAHRKFYDEYNAVLDMDADYYLETIRTVFQEFQLVHGTWHVKNEQGQAERVRPQDIRGIGLLTVEGELDDISGSGQTAAAHELCTGIPPTHSRHYEAKGAGHYGIFSGRRWREMVYPVVKSFIAEHERGQAAPAAKPARKTAAAKKAAAPRKATAPSPAAAPRARRTTAKA, encoded by the coding sequence ATGCTGTACCAGTTCTACGAAACGCAGCGCTCGATGATGGAGCCCTTCGCCGACCTCGCCGAAGTCGCATCGCGCCTGTTCACCAACCCGGTGCTGCCCTTCGCGCAACTGCCCATGGCACAGCGCATCTCGGCCGCCTACGACCTGATGCACCGGCTCGGCAAGGATTACGAAAAGCCCGAGTTCAACATCCGCACGGTGCGCGTGAACGGCGTGGAAGTGCCGATCCACGAGCAGGTGGAGGTGGACCTGCCGTTCTGCGAACTGCGCCGCTTCAAGCGCTTCACCGACGACCCGGCCACGCTCACCACGCTCAAGTCGCAGCCCGTGGTGCTGGTGGTGGCGCCGCTGTCCGGCCACTACGCCACGCTGTTGCGCGACACCGTGCGCACGCTGCTGCAGGACCACAAGGTCTGCATCACCGACTGGAAGAACGCGCGCCTGGTGCCCATGTCCGACGGTGAATTCCACCTCGACGACTACGTGAACTACGTGCAGCGCTTCATCCGCCACCTGCAGGGCATCTATGGCAACTGCCACGTGATGAGCGTGTGCCAGCCCACGGTGCCGGTGCTCGCGGCGGTCTCGCTCATGGCCAGCCGCGGCGAGAAGCTGCCGCTGTCCATGACCATGATGGGCGGCCCCATCGATGCGCGCAAATCGCCCACGGCGGTGAACAACCTGGCCATGCAGCGCAGCTTCGAGTGGTTCGAGAACAACGTGATCTACCGCGTGCCCGACAAATTCCCCGGCGCGGGCCGCCGCGTGTACCCGGGCTTCCTGCAGCACACGGGCTTCGTGGCCATGAACCCCGACCGCCACGCCAAGAGCCACTACGACTACTTCCAGGACCTGGTCAAGGGCGACAACGACAGCGTCGAGGCGCACCGCAAGTTCTACGACGAGTACAACGCCGTGCTCGACATGGACGCCGACTACTACCTGGAGACCATCCGCACGGTGTTCCAGGAGTTCCAGCTGGTCCACGGCACCTGGCACGTGAAGAACGAACAGGGCCAGGCCGAACGCGTGCGGCCGCAGGACATCCGCGGCATCGGCCTGCTCACGGTCGAGGGCGAGCTCGACGACATCTCGGGCTCGGGCCAGACCGCGGCCGCGCATGAGCTGTGCACCGGCATCCCGCCCACCCACAGCCGCCACTACGAGGCCAAGGGCGCGGGCCACTATGGCATCTTCAGCGGCCGCCGCTGGCGCGAGATGGTCTATCCCGTGGTGAAATCCTTCATCGCCGAACACGAGCGCGGCCAGGCCGCCCCTGCGGCCAAGCCGGCCCGCAAGACGGCCGCCGCCAAGAAGGCCGCTGCGCCGCGCAAGGCCACGGCCCCGAGCCCGGCCGCCGCGCCGCGCGCGCGCCGCACCACCGCCAAAGCCTGA
- the ygiD gene encoding 4,5-DOPA dioxygenase extradiol, which produces MTTPDRLPVLFVGHGSPLNAIGDNRWRRQWQALGPELRARGLPIRLILCVSAHWLTEGWWLTAMAQPRTIHDFGGFPQALFDQQYPAPGAPERAREIAAAVRQPDGAPLGLDMGEWGLDHGAWSVLKPMFPEADIPVVQLSMDYGRPPAEHLALGRGLRALRAQGVLIVASGNTVHNLRALQRQAPDDQAYDWAIDFDQRVAEAVAAGDPERLAGFQQWGDSARLSHPSHDHYLPLLYAAGAAEPGEAVRFFNEGFQAASISMRSMVWG; this is translated from the coding sequence ATGACCACCCCCGATCGCCTGCCGGTGCTGTTCGTCGGCCACGGCAGCCCCCTGAACGCCATTGGCGACAACCGCTGGCGCCGCCAATGGCAGGCGCTGGGGCCCGAGCTGCGCGCGCGCGGTCTGCCGATCCGGCTGATCCTGTGCGTGTCGGCGCACTGGCTCACCGAGGGCTGGTGGCTCACGGCCATGGCGCAACCGCGCACCATCCACGATTTCGGCGGCTTCCCGCAAGCCCTGTTCGACCAGCAGTACCCCGCACCCGGTGCGCCCGAGCGGGCGCGCGAGATCGCGGCCGCGGTGCGCCAGCCCGATGGCGCGCCGCTGGGCCTGGACATGGGGGAATGGGGGCTGGACCACGGCGCCTGGTCGGTGCTCAAGCCCATGTTCCCCGAGGCCGACATCCCCGTGGTGCAGCTGAGCATGGACTATGGCCGCCCGCCGGCCGAACACCTGGCCCTGGGCCGCGGGCTGCGTGCGCTGCGCGCGCAGGGCGTGCTGATCGTGGCCAGCGGCAACACCGTGCACAACCTGCGCGCGCTGCAGCGCCAGGCGCCCGATGACCAGGCCTACGACTGGGCGATCGATTTCGATCAGCGCGTGGCCGAGGCCGTGGCCGCGGGCGACCCCGAGCGACTGGCCGGTTTTCAGCAATGGGGCGACAGCGCCCGGCTGTCGCACCCGAGCCACGACCACTACCTGCCGCTGCTCTACGCGGCGGGGGCGGCCGAGCCCGGCGAGGCGGTGCGCTTCTTCAACGAGGGCTTCCAGGCCGCGTCGATCTCGATGCGATCGATGGTCTGGGGCTGA
- a CDS encoding amino acid aminotransferase: MSLFSAVEMAPRDPILGLNEQFAADTNPNKVNLGVGVYFDENGKLPLLQCVQQAEKAMMDKPAARGYLPIDGIAAYDNAVKGLVFGADSEPVKAGRVATVQALGGTGGLKIGADFLKRLNPKAKVLISDPSWENHRALFTNAGFEVGTYAYYDAAKRGVNFEGMLASLRAAEAGTIVVLHACCHNPTGYDITPAQWDQVVAVVKERGLTAFLDMAYQGFGHGIAEDGAVIGKFVAAGLLFLVSTSFSKSFSLYGERVGGLSVLCADKAEADRVLSQLKIVIRTNYSNPPTHGGAVVAAVLNNPELRALWEKELGEMRVRIKAMRQKLVDGLKAAGVKQDMGFITDQIGMFSYSGLSKDQMVRLRTEFGVYGTDTGRMCVAALNGKNIDHVCKSIAAVL; the protein is encoded by the coding sequence ATGTCCCTCTTTTCCGCCGTTGAAATGGCCCCGCGCGACCCGATCCTGGGTCTGAACGAGCAATTTGCCGCCGATACCAACCCCAACAAGGTCAACCTCGGTGTCGGGGTGTACTTCGACGAGAACGGAAAGCTGCCGCTGCTGCAGTGCGTGCAGCAGGCCGAGAAGGCCATGATGGACAAGCCCGCCGCGCGCGGCTACCTGCCCATCGACGGCATCGCCGCCTACGACAACGCGGTCAAGGGCCTGGTGTTCGGCGCCGACAGCGAGCCCGTGAAGGCCGGCCGCGTGGCCACGGTGCAGGCCCTGGGCGGCACCGGCGGCCTCAAGATCGGCGCCGACTTCCTCAAGCGGCTGAACCCCAAGGCCAAGGTGCTGATCAGCGACCCGAGCTGGGAAAACCACCGCGCGCTGTTCACCAACGCGGGCTTCGAGGTCGGCACCTATGCGTACTACGACGCGGCCAAACGCGGCGTGAACTTCGAGGGCATGCTGGCCAGCCTGCGCGCGGCCGAGGCCGGCACCATCGTGGTGCTGCACGCCTGCTGCCACAACCCCACGGGCTACGACATCACCCCCGCGCAGTGGGACCAGGTGGTGGCGGTGGTGAAAGAGCGTGGTCTCACCGCGTTCCTCGACATGGCCTACCAGGGCTTCGGCCACGGCATCGCCGAGGACGGCGCGGTGATCGGCAAGTTCGTGGCCGCCGGCCTGCTGTTCCTGGTGTCCACCTCGTTCTCCAAGAGCTTCAGCCTCTACGGCGAGCGCGTGGGCGGGCTCTCGGTGCTGTGCGCCGACAAGGCCGAGGCCGACCGCGTGCTGTCGCAGCTCAAGATCGTGATCCGCACCAACTACTCCAACCCGCCCACGCACGGCGGCGCGGTGGTGGCCGCGGTGCTCAACAACCCCGAGCTGCGCGCGCTCTGGGAGAAGGAGCTGGGCGAGATGCGCGTGCGCATCAAGGCCATGCGCCAGAAGCTGGTCGATGGCCTCAAGGCCGCGGGCGTGAAGCAGGACATGGGCTTCATCACCGACCAGATCGGCATGTTCAGCTACTCGGGCCTGAGCAAGGACCAGATGGTGCGCCTGCGCACCGAGTTCGGCGTGTACGGCACCGACACCGGTCGCATGTGCGTGGCCGCGCTCAACGGCAAGAACATCGACCACGTCTGCAAGTCGATCGCCGCGGTGCTCTGA
- a CDS encoding XrtA/PEP-CTERM system exopolysaccharide export protein — protein MQKHTSVGSRAMVWMGAFAAAAVLAGCASTGSYPPAPVQAASSAGYNYLVGPGDTLSINVWRNPELSAVVPVRPDGKVSAPLVDELLAQGKTSQEIARDVEKALGKFVRDPVVTVIVTNFVGSHGEQVRVVGEAAKPQALPFRARMTVMDVLIASGGLTEFANGNKATIVRAAEGNKRYSVRLDDLVKRGDISANVEMLPGDILIIPQGWF, from the coding sequence ATGCAAAAACATACGTCCGTTGGTTCTCGCGCGATGGTCTGGATGGGCGCTTTTGCCGCCGCCGCCGTGCTGGCCGGATGTGCTTCCACGGGGAGCTATCCGCCGGCTCCGGTGCAGGCCGCGAGCAGCGCCGGCTACAACTACCTCGTCGGGCCGGGTGACACCCTGTCCATCAACGTCTGGCGCAACCCCGAGCTGTCGGCCGTGGTGCCGGTGCGCCCCGACGGCAAGGTCTCGGCCCCGCTGGTGGACGAGCTGCTGGCCCAGGGCAAGACCTCGCAGGAAATCGCGCGCGACGTGGAGAAAGCGCTCGGCAAGTTCGTGCGCGACCCGGTCGTCACCGTGATCGTCACCAACTTCGTGGGCTCGCACGGCGAGCAGGTGCGCGTGGTGGGCGAGGCGGCCAAGCCGCAGGCGCTGCCGTTTCGCGCCCGCATGACCGTGATGGACGTGCTCATCGCGTCCGGCGGCCTCACCGAATTCGCCAACGGCAACAAGGCCACCATCGTGCGCGCCGCCGAAGGCAACAAGCGCTACAGCGTGCGCCTCGACGACCTCGTCAAGCGCGGCGACATCTCGGCCAACGTCGAAATGCTGCCTGGCGACATCCTGATCATTCCTCAGGGCTGGTTCTGA
- a CDS encoding XrtA system polysaccharide chain length determinant — protein sequence MHDFIQQLGNALRGMWLYRRTGVIVAWLVAALATVGVMFIPDRFEASARVYVDTQSILRPLMAGLTIQPDVDQQVAMLGRTLISRPTIEKLVESTDFGVPNATKAQRDALVARMMQNIQLKSTGRDNLYTISMRDESPQFALHVVDALMKAFIASREGASSADSKNAREFIDEQIRNYEAKLSEAESRLKDFKLRHIDMQTQGNIDMAARIAENTTQVSQARLELREAESAREAARAQLEQARNLARAATQNTGGFATPEVDARLTELKRNLDGLLQRYTDRHPDVENTRKLIAELEQQKARQVEELRRQAQAAGTQRSGIEANPTVIEMSRTLAAAEVQVASLRARLGEYESRGARIREQAKAAPQIEAELAQLNRDYDVHRKNYEDLVGRRETVALSNELQSDSRLAQFRVVEPPQVGRRPVAPNRVLLMPVVLLAALAAGIGSTLLLSNLRPVFFDAASLRGAVDLPLLGTVTLVRSAQVRQREGRSILRVVASVLALVVLLAIGMVALSIHQSSA from the coding sequence ATGCACGATTTCATCCAACAACTCGGCAACGCCTTGCGCGGCATGTGGCTGTACCGCCGCACCGGCGTGATCGTGGCCTGGCTCGTGGCCGCACTGGCCACCGTGGGGGTCATGTTCATCCCCGACCGCTTCGAGGCCAGCGCGCGCGTCTACGTGGACACGCAGTCCATCCTGCGCCCGCTGATGGCCGGTCTCACCATCCAGCCCGACGTGGACCAGCAGGTGGCCATGCTGGGCCGCACGCTCATCAGCCGCCCGACCATCGAGAAGCTCGTCGAGTCGACCGACTTCGGCGTGCCCAACGCCACCAAGGCCCAGCGCGACGCGCTGGTGGCGCGGATGATGCAGAACATCCAGCTCAAGTCGACCGGCCGCGACAACCTCTACACCATCTCGATGCGCGACGAGAGCCCGCAGTTCGCGCTGCACGTGGTGGACGCGCTCATGAAGGCCTTCATCGCCTCGCGCGAAGGCGCCTCCAGCGCCGACTCGAAGAACGCGCGTGAATTCATCGACGAGCAGATCCGCAACTACGAGGCCAAGCTCAGCGAGGCCGAGTCGCGCCTGAAAGACTTCAAGCTGCGCCACATCGACATGCAGACGCAGGGCAACATCGACATGGCCGCGCGCATCGCCGAGAACACCACCCAGGTGAGCCAGGCCCGCCTCGAACTGCGCGAAGCCGAGAGCGCGCGCGAAGCGGCCCGCGCACAGCTCGAACAGGCGCGCAACCTGGCCCGCGCGGCCACGCAGAACACCGGTGGCTTCGCCACGCCCGAGGTCGATGCGCGCCTGACCGAACTCAAGCGCAACCTCGATGGCCTGCTGCAGCGCTACACCGACCGCCACCCCGACGTCGAGAACACCCGCAAGCTGATCGCCGAACTCGAACAGCAGAAGGCGCGCCAGGTCGAGGAACTGCGCCGCCAGGCGCAGGCCGCCGGCACGCAGCGCAGCGGCATCGAGGCCAACCCCACGGTGATCGAGATGTCGCGCACCCTGGCCGCGGCCGAGGTGCAGGTGGCTTCGCTGCGCGCCCGCCTGGGCGAGTACGAAAGCCGTGGCGCGCGCATCCGCGAGCAGGCCAAGGCCGCACCGCAGATCGAGGCCGAGCTGGCCCAGCTCAACCGCGACTACGACGTGCACCGCAAGAACTACGAAGACCTGGTGGGGCGCCGCGAGACCGTGGCCCTGAGCAACGAGCTGCAGAGCGATTCGCGGCTGGCGCAGTTCCGCGTGGTGGAGCCGCCCCAGGTGGGCCGCCGCCCCGTGGCGCCCAACCGCGTGCTGCTGATGCCCGTGGTGCTGCTGGCGGCGCTGGCGGCCGGCATCGGCTCGACCCTGCTGCTGAGCAACCTGCGGCCGGTGTTCTTCGACGCCGCCAGCCTGCGCGGCGCGGTCGACCTGCCGCTCCTGGGCACCGTCACGCTGGTGCGCAGCGCCCAGGTGCGCCAGCGCGAAGGCCGCAGCATCCTGCGCGTCGTGGCCTCGGTGCTGGCGCTGGTCGTGCTGCTGGCGATCGGCATGGTGGCGCTGTCCATCCATCAATCCTCTGCCTGA
- a CDS encoding XrtA-associated tyrosine autokinase codes for MSSLIEKAAQRLEQLRKAGAEVPTTSDLPPLPPLNTRHDAAHPRPLSAEPARPAVTSRVVELDLDVLSAAGIITPNAQRSPTADQFRVLKRPLLANATGKGAVPVRNGNRIMVTSSMPGEGKTFTAVNLAMSIAMELDHTVLLVDADVSRPSVMKTLGLPSGPGLMDLLMGEQLEMSEALLRTNIDKLSLLPSGRPHARATELLASDAMSALVEEMGRRYPERVIVFDSPPLLMTTESRVLATHMGQIVVVVQAGHTQRAQVRQALETIESCPIKLMVLNQVHKEDKSSYGYGYGYSAAPSSASA; via the coding sequence ATGTCCAGTCTGATCGAGAAGGCCGCCCAGCGCCTCGAGCAACTCAGGAAAGCCGGCGCCGAGGTCCCGACCACGAGCGACCTGCCGCCGCTGCCGCCGCTGAACACGCGGCACGACGCCGCGCACCCGCGCCCCCTGTCCGCCGAGCCGGCGCGTCCCGCGGTGACCTCGCGCGTCGTCGAGCTCGACCTCGACGTGCTGTCGGCGGCCGGCATCATCACGCCGAACGCCCAGCGAAGCCCCACGGCCGACCAGTTCCGCGTGCTCAAGCGCCCGCTGCTGGCCAATGCCACGGGCAAGGGTGCGGTGCCGGTGCGCAACGGCAACCGCATCATGGTCACGAGTTCGATGCCCGGCGAGGGCAAGACCTTCACCGCGGTGAACCTGGCCATGAGCATCGCCATGGAGCTCGACCACACGGTGCTGCTGGTCGACGCCGACGTGTCGCGCCCCTCGGTCATGAAGACCCTGGGCCTGCCCTCGGGCCCCGGCCTCATGGACCTGCTCATGGGCGAGCAGCTCGAAATGTCCGAGGCGCTGCTGCGCACCAACATCGACAAGCTCTCGCTGCTGCCCAGCGGCCGCCCGCACGCGCGCGCCACCGAGCTGCTGGCCAGCGACGCCATGAGCGCGCTGGTCGAGGAGATGGGCCGCCGCTATCCCGAGCGCGTGATCGTGTTCGACTCGCCGCCGCTGCTCATGACCACCGAGTCGCGCGTGCTGGCCACGCACATGGGCCAGATCGTGGTCGTGGTGCAGGCCGGCCACACCCAGCGCGCCCAGGTGCGCCAGGCGCTCGAGACCATCGAGAGCTGCCCCATCAAGCTCATGGTGCTCAACCAGGTGCACAAGGAAGACAAGTCGTCCTACGGCTATGGCTACGGCTACAGCGCGGCGCCTTCGTCGGCCAGCGCCTGA